Sequence from the Ereboglobus luteus genome:
TCGTCGGCAAGAAGCCCGTTGAGATCGAGAAAAACAAGGCACGCGCCGAGCGCGGCGCGCTTGTTTCCGTCGATGAAGGGATGGTTGAGGCAAATATAATGAAGATACGCCGCCGCGATTTCGACGGGGTCTTTAATCATTGGCTCACCGAGCATGGTGGCCTGCGGCGCGAGCACTGCCGACTCTAGCATTCCGCGGTCGCGCAGGCTCGGCGCGCCGCCATGCGCGGCGAGAACCTCGTCGTGAATCGCCTCAACCGCCGCCACGGTGAGGTGGGCAATCTCTCGTTTCATGAGAGACGCCGGAATACCCCGGCGTTCTTGCGGATGAGTTTTTTGGCGGAGACGCGGGCGTCCCCGGCGGTGATTTTTCGTTTGATCGGAGTGATCATCACGGTGCCGCCGTCGTGCACGGTGATGTCAACTTGGTCCCCGACCGCGAGGCGGGCCATGTCAAGCAGGGCGGCGTCAAAAATGATTCCCTGGGAGTTCCCGATCTTGGAAATGGTTTTGATCATGGCGTAAAACTATGTTTTACATCATGGGTGTCAATAATCCGATATCATGCAATGCGGCACTGCTCGCGTTGCATCATGGTTTTTGATGGGGCGGGAAGGCAGTGGTGCTTTTCGCAAACAAATCTTTCCTCCCTTTACACCCGCCTTCGCATTTGTTCTCTTGTGCGCTTTTAACAGCACGAAAGCACACACTTTTCCACCCATGTCGAAC
This genomic interval carries:
- a CDS encoding type II toxin-antitoxin system death-on-curing family toxin, with amino-acid sequence MKREIAHLTVAAVEAIHDEVLAAHGGAPSLRDRGMLESAVLAPQATMLGEPMIKDPVEIAAAYLHYICLNHPFIDGNKRAALGACLVFLDLNGLLADESVTTKAADAWERFVLDVAAGKIDRIECAKRLGKLLGPKKRR
- a CDS encoding AbrB/MazE/SpoVT family DNA-binding domain-containing protein, translated to MIKTISKIGNSQGIIFDAALLDMARLAVGDQVDITVHDGGTVMITPIKRKITAGDARVSAKKLIRKNAGVFRRLS